A section of the Drosophila subobscura isolate 14011-0131.10 chromosome A, UCBerk_Dsub_1.0, whole genome shotgun sequence genome encodes:
- the LOC117903755 gene encoding putative GPI-anchor transamidase, whose amino-acid sequence MNEMFLKLVSIVCIFCICVGGGSASNEDTSILPEGYVDATQRSTHTNNWAVLVDASRFWFNYRHVANVLSIYRSVKRLGIPDSQIILMIADDMACNARNPRPGQVYNNANQHINVYGDDVEVDYRGYEVTVENFVRLLTGRTQNGTARSKKLLSDAGSNVLIYLTGHGGDGFLKFQDSEEITSQELADGIQQMWEKKRYNELFFMVDTCQAASLYEKFSSPNVLAVASSLVGQDSLSHHVDPSIGVYMIDRYTYYALEFLEKVQPFSTRTIGEFLQVCPKRVCISTVGVRKDLYRRDPHKVPITDFFGAIRPTRVSTDRINVTLANESDFIANPEDIAVAKRQFAIVMEPQFPSEFFK is encoded by the exons atgAACGAAATGTTTCTTAAACTGGTGTCTATTGTTTGTATATTCTGCATCTGCGTTGGCGGCGGCTCTGCGAGCAATGAAGATACCTCCATCCTGCCAGAGGGCTATGTGGATGCCACTCAGAGATCGACGCACACCAACAACTGGGCTGTCCTGGTGGATGCGTCCCGGTTCTGGTTCAACTACCGGCATGTGGCCAACGTCCTGTCCATCTACCGCTCCGTGAAGCGCCTCGGCATTCCCGACTCGCAGATCATTCTGATGATAGCAGACGACATGGCCTGCAACGCCCGCAATCCGCGTCCCGGTCAGGTCTACAACAACGCCAACCAGCACATCAATGTCTACGGCGACGACGTGGAGGTGGATTATCGCGGCTACGAAGTGACCGTGGAGAACTTTGTCCGCCTCCTTACTGGTCGCACCCAAAACGGCACAGCGCGCTCCAAGAAGCTGCTCTCCGATGCCGGCAGCAATGTTCTCATCTACCTCACCGGCCATGGCGGCGATGGTTTCCTGAAGTTCCAGGACTCGGAGGAGATAACCAGCCAGGAGTTGGCCGACGGCATTCAGCAGATGTGGGAGAAGAAACG CTACAATGAGCTCTTCTTCATGGTGGACACTTGCCAGGCCGCCTCGTTGTACGAGAAGTTCAGTTCGCCCAATGTCCTGGCAGTGGCCAGCAGCCTGGTGGGCCAGGACTCGCTCTCG CATCATGTGGATCCATCGATTGGTGTGTACATGATTGACCGCTATACTTACTATGCGCTGGAGTTCCTGGAGAAGGTGCAGCCATTCAGCACGCGCACCATTGGCGAATTT CTTCAAGTGTGCCCCAAGCGTGTCTGCATTTCGACTGTTGGCGTGCGCAAGGACCTCTACCGCCGTGACCCACACAAGGTGCCCATAACCGACTTCTTTGGCGCCATCAGACCCACACGCGTCTCCACAGATCGCATCAATGTGACGCTGGCGAACGAGAG TGATTTTATAGCAAATCCGGAGGATATTGCTGTGGCCAAGCGGCAGTTCGCAATCGTAATGGAGCCCCAGTTTCCGTCCGAGTTTTTCAAGTAA